Proteins encoded together in one Myxococcales bacterium window:
- a CDS encoding nucleotide exchange factor GrpE translates to MTDTNTETKAEASENQEPVKAEVVQEAAPEASGDPAPAVDPLEVAKAEAAKLKEQLMRTAADFDNFRKRSRREVEDARKAGKEDLLKEFLPVFDNLDRGMQSAQKATDVAAVAEGLSMVLRQFVDTLGRQGITKVPTVGNPFDPSVHEAIQQVESDEPPGDVIAEVQSGYVQGGRLVRAALVVVAKPRSS, encoded by the coding sequence ATGACCGACACGAACACCGAAACCAAAGCCGAAGCCTCCGAGAACCAAGAGCCCGTGAAGGCGGAGGTCGTCCAAGAGGCCGCGCCCGAGGCCAGCGGCGACCCTGCTCCTGCGGTCGATCCGCTGGAGGTCGCGAAGGCCGAGGCCGCGAAGCTCAAAGAGCAGCTCATGCGCACCGCGGCCGACTTCGACAACTTCCGCAAGCGCTCGAGGCGCGAGGTGGAAGACGCTCGAAAGGCCGGAAAAGAAGACCTTCTGAAGGAATTCTTGCCCGTGTTCGACAACCTCGATCGCGGGATGCAGAGCGCCCAAAAAGCGACCGACGTCGCCGCCGTGGCCGAAGGGCTCTCGATGGTGCTCCGGCAGTTCGTCGACACGCTCGGTCGCCAAGGCATCACCAAGGTGCCCACGGTCGGCAACCCCTTCGACCCGTCCGTCCACGAGGCCATCCAGCAGGTCGAGAGCGACGAGCCGCCGGGCGACGTCATCGCCGAGGTCCAGTCGGGCTACGTCCAAGGCGGGCGCCTCGTCCGCGCCGCCCTCGTGGTGGTCGCCAAGCCGCGGTCGTCGTAG
- a CDS encoding GAF domain-containing sensor histidine kinase, translating into MTDERMSAFEKARLTIARAGVSSEAELDEAVAKVTRIASETLDVERSSLWMLDDDDVLRCVHLHVRGQGHVPCDVALRMADYPRYAEAGRTRRVIATEDARRDPTTEAFCHAYLEPNGIHSMLDAPVFQSGKIVGMLCQEHCGGGPRAWTTRDVDFAGSMADLLSVAFEQAARTEAERARAAAEHRLAAQERMAALGRLAAGVAHDLANIVQLATLQVAVLAREPLGEVGRGAVALLDDAMAQEQRLLRQLLVFARQGSVRRSPVDVAGVVASMRPLLDAIAAGGKLHVDTGQGGLVCLLDRGQLEQVLTNLVRNAFEASPGGEVRVAVRGEIGRVAIEVADDGPGVPSELRERVFEPFFTTKEKGSGLGLAVVRTIAEANGGTLALTGAREGERPGARFRLTFPIASNDDAAEPSS; encoded by the coding sequence ATGACCGACGAGCGGATGAGCGCGTTCGAGAAGGCTCGGCTCACGATCGCGCGGGCGGGGGTGTCCTCGGAGGCAGAGCTCGACGAGGCGGTGGCGAAGGTCACGCGCATCGCGAGCGAGACGCTCGACGTCGAACGATCGAGCTTGTGGATGCTCGACGACGACGATGTGCTCCGCTGCGTTCACTTGCACGTCCGAGGTCAGGGGCATGTCCCCTGCGACGTGGCCCTGCGTATGGCCGACTACCCGCGGTACGCCGAGGCGGGGCGCACGCGACGAGTCATCGCGACCGAGGACGCGCGGCGCGATCCGACGACCGAGGCCTTCTGCCACGCCTACCTCGAGCCGAACGGCATCCATTCGATGCTGGACGCCCCGGTGTTCCAGTCCGGAAAGATCGTCGGGATGCTCTGCCAGGAGCACTGCGGAGGCGGCCCTCGGGCGTGGACGACACGCGACGTCGACTTCGCCGGAAGCATGGCCGACCTCCTCTCGGTGGCGTTCGAGCAGGCCGCACGCACCGAGGCCGAGCGCGCGAGAGCCGCCGCCGAGCACCGGCTCGCCGCCCAAGAGCGCATGGCGGCCCTTGGGCGGCTCGCAGCCGGCGTCGCCCACGATCTCGCCAACATCGTGCAGCTCGCTACGCTGCAGGTGGCCGTGCTCGCACGAGAGCCGCTCGGAGAGGTCGGGCGAGGCGCCGTAGCCCTGCTCGACGACGCGATGGCCCAGGAGCAGCGCCTCTTGCGGCAACTGCTCGTGTTCGCGCGCCAGGGCTCGGTGCGTCGCTCGCCCGTCGACGTGGCAGGTGTCGTCGCGAGCATGCGACCGCTGCTCGACGCGATCGCCGCGGGGGGTAAGCTGCACGTCGATACGGGACAAGGAGGCCTCGTGTGCCTCCTCGATCGCGGGCAGCTCGAACAGGTGCTGACGAACCTCGTACGGAACGCGTTCGAGGCGTCTCCCGGCGGCGAGGTGCGGGTCGCCGTGAGGGGCGAGATCGGTCGTGTCGCCATCGAGGTGGCCGACGACGGGCCCGGCGTGCCCTCCGAGCTTCGAGAGCGGGTCTTCGAGCCCTTCTTCACGACGAAAGAGAAGGGCTCGGGGCTCGGCCTCGCCGTAGTCCGCACGATCGCCGAGGCGAACGGCGGCACCCTCGCGCTGACCGGAGCACGCGAAGGGGAACGACCGGGGGCGCGCTTTCGTTTGACGTTCCCGATCGCCTCGAACGACGACGCGGCCGAACCTTCGTCGTAA
- a CDS encoding UvrD-helicase domain-containing protein, whose translation MFSDDDFEAEGPAEDPFADGLNAPQAQAVAHTMGPLLVFAGAGSGKTRVITYRIANLVARHDVPPFRILAVTFTNKAAGEMRHRLEGMLGPAARELWVGTFHATCAKILRRYPEGAGLTSSFVIYDAQDQRSVMTRVLRDLELDEKRYPPRAMLARVHKEKQEGRGPDEMSIDSYLDEAAQKAYVAYEARLRAANAVDFEDLIFRVVRILEAKDGAEPAVREARDALRRRFSHVLVDEFQDTNGTQYRLLRALAERTRNLCVVGDDDQSIYRWRGADVRNIRGFRHDYPDAEVVKLEQNYRSTANIVRAALGVIAPSSTREPKQLFTENDAGSKVHVIETASERDEAAYVVRLVRDAIGAGVDPKEIAVFYRVHAQSRVLEEQMRAANVPYQVVGGMKFFERAEIKDALSYLRVLTNPRSDVDLLRIVNVPARGIGKTTMERVTDLATQRGTSVFEAMGHLDEAPDLGAAARKRLGQVRELLSALAELAKTRSPADVLRDVLAKTGYRTALEADDSPEADSRLENLAELEGSLDDYAAECEARGEKATVEGFLERVSLDSDLDGAEPAGKVTLMTVHSAKGLEFDVVALTGMEEDMFPYKGMDLRGDEELDEERRLAYVAVTRAKETLVMTYAKMRQVFGTTRTGAPSRFLRDVPRDVVLASATSAAKATEASRYVDATPRATMGGGFRHPQAARAAAQSPPRAPGERYVDHDDAHERYDEPRGGALRRGARVRHKKFGVGQVVELLELAEPAVLAFFPGWGEMKVLTRFLEPG comes from the coding sequence GTGTTCTCCGACGACGATTTCGAGGCCGAAGGGCCGGCCGAAGACCCCTTCGCCGACGGCCTGAACGCCCCTCAGGCGCAGGCGGTGGCCCACACGATGGGCCCCCTGCTCGTGTTCGCGGGCGCGGGGAGCGGAAAAACACGCGTCATCACGTACCGAATCGCGAACCTCGTCGCCCGCCACGACGTGCCGCCGTTTCGCATTCTGGCCGTCACGTTCACCAACAAGGCCGCGGGCGAGATGCGGCACAGGCTCGAGGGCATGCTGGGCCCGGCCGCGCGTGAGCTCTGGGTCGGCACGTTCCACGCGACGTGCGCCAAGATCCTGCGCAGGTACCCCGAAGGTGCGGGGCTCACGTCGAGCTTCGTCATCTACGACGCGCAGGACCAACGCTCGGTCATGACACGCGTGCTCCGGGACCTCGAGCTCGACGAGAAGCGCTACCCCCCGAGGGCCATGCTCGCCCGCGTCCACAAGGAGAAACAAGAGGGGCGCGGCCCGGACGAGATGAGCATCGACTCCTACCTCGACGAGGCCGCCCAGAAGGCCTACGTGGCCTACGAAGCACGCCTCCGCGCGGCGAACGCCGTCGACTTCGAGGACCTCATCTTCCGCGTGGTCCGCATCCTCGAGGCCAAGGACGGGGCCGAGCCCGCCGTCCGCGAGGCACGCGACGCGCTCCGTCGCCGATTCTCCCACGTGCTCGTGGACGAGTTCCAGGACACGAACGGCACGCAGTACCGCCTCCTCCGCGCCCTCGCCGAGCGGACCCGAAACCTCTGCGTGGTCGGCGACGACGATCAGTCCATCTACCGTTGGCGCGGCGCCGACGTCCGCAACATCCGCGGCTTCCGGCACGACTACCCCGACGCCGAGGTGGTGAAGCTCGAGCAGAACTACCGCTCGACCGCCAACATCGTGCGGGCCGCCCTCGGCGTCATCGCCCCCTCGTCGACGCGCGAGCCGAAGCAGCTCTTCACCGAGAACGACGCGGGCTCCAAGGTCCACGTGATCGAGACGGCGAGCGAGAGGGACGAGGCCGCGTACGTCGTGAGGCTCGTCCGGGACGCGATCGGGGCGGGCGTCGACCCGAAGGAAATCGCCGTATTTTACCGGGTCCACGCGCAGTCGCGTGTGCTCGAGGAGCAGATGCGGGCGGCGAACGTCCCTTACCAAGTGGTAGGGGGCATGAAGTTCTTCGAGCGGGCCGAGATCAAGGACGCGCTCTCGTACCTCCGCGTGCTCACGAACCCGAGGAGCGACGTCGACCTCTTGAGGATCGTGAACGTCCCTGCGCGCGGCATCGGGAAGACCACGATGGAGCGCGTGACCGACCTCGCCACCCAGCGGGGCACGTCGGTCTTCGAGGCCATGGGGCACCTCGACGAGGCGCCGGACCTGGGCGCCGCGGCGCGCAAGCGGCTCGGCCAGGTGCGCGAGCTGCTCTCCGCTCTCGCCGAGCTCGCCAAGACGCGATCCCCGGCCGACGTGCTCCGTGACGTGCTCGCCAAGACGGGGTACCGAACGGCGCTCGAGGCGGACGACAGCCCCGAGGCCGACTCGCGCCTCGAGAACCTCGCCGAGCTCGAGGGCTCGCTCGACGACTACGCGGCCGAGTGCGAGGCGCGGGGCGAGAAGGCGACGGTCGAGGGCTTCCTCGAGCGGGTCTCGCTCGACTCCGACCTCGACGGCGCCGAGCCCGCCGGCAAGGTGACGCTCATGACCGTGCACAGCGCCAAGGGCCTCGAGTTCGACGTGGTCGCTCTGACCGGCATGGAAGAGGACATGTTCCCCTACAAAGGCATGGACCTCCGCGGGGACGAGGAGCTCGACGAGGAGCGGCGGCTCGCCTACGTGGCCGTGACACGCGCCAAAGAGACGCTCGTCATGACGTACGCGAAGATGCGCCAGGTGTTCGGCACGACCCGAACGGGCGCCCCGAGCCGCTTCCTCCGCGACGTCCCACGAGACGTCGTCCTCGCGAGTGCGACCTCGGCCGCGAAGGCGACGGAGGCCTCGCGCTACGTCGACGCCACGCCACGCGCCACGATGGGCGGCGGTTTCCGTCATCCTCAAGCGGCGAGGGCCGCGGCGCAGAGCCCCCCGCGCGCGCCCGGAGAGCGCTACGTCGATCACGACGACGCCCACGAGCGCTACGACGAGCCGCGCGGCGGGGCCCTCCGGCGAGGGGCTCGGGTGCGCCACAAAAAGTTCGGAGTGGGTCAGGTCGTCGAGCTCTTGGAGCTGGCAGAGCCGGCCGTCCTCGCCTTTTTCCCGGGGTGGGGCGAGATGAAGGTCCTCACGCGGTTCCTCGAGCCCGGCTGA